A region from the Tahibacter amnicola genome encodes:
- the recD gene encoding exodeoxyribonuclease V subunit alpha, whose protein sequence is MRETLWRAMDTAVAEGALRPLDRAFARFVVEIDPGCDDAVVAAAALCSQRLGEGHTCLFLPALEAPATPDDALAYVLPALPAGMTTRHWQERLLASPAVASAQADGRALLVLDGERLYLKRYWDHECQVAAAIGVRTGRWLPMPQTAQDELQRLYPAAAIATVNWQKVACAIAAQSAFCVITGGPGTGKTTTVVRLIALLQTAALAGAGQRLRIRLAAPTGKAAARLKESIAAQVEVLPISPEVRQAIPADVSTVHRLLGSRPDQRRPRHHRGNPLHVDVLIVDEASMVDLETMAALLDALPPDARLILLGDKDQLASVEAGAVLGDLCRNAAAGRYWPDTIAAVERVAGEPIDAFAGAGTALDQHVVMLRESHRFGEHSEIGRLAAAVNRGDAAAATEVLRAPAAAAAVRWLAGRGDADAAIIRYAVDGGAGDDGFGHYLRVLQERRPGADAATAAYAQWAEEVLAARSAFQIVCAVRHGEAGVAGLNARIAAALQAAGHIPVDRGWYEGRPVMLTRNDYALGLMNGDLGVTLRVTDPAGRAALRVAFATTSAEGERRIRFVPPSRLEAVETVYAMTVHKSQGSEFHHVALVLPGQHSPVVTRELVYTAVTRARRRFSLIAGEDALVQAIGRQVERTSGLAGRFGA, encoded by the coding sequence ATGCGTGAGACCCTGTGGCGCGCGATGGATACCGCCGTGGCGGAAGGGGCGCTGCGTCCCCTGGACCGCGCGTTCGCGCGTTTCGTCGTGGAAATCGACCCTGGCTGCGACGATGCGGTCGTCGCGGCGGCCGCGCTGTGCAGCCAGCGCCTGGGTGAGGGCCACACCTGTCTGTTCCTGCCTGCGCTCGAAGCACCGGCGACGCCGGACGACGCGCTGGCCTATGTACTGCCGGCGCTGCCCGCGGGAATGACGACGCGCCACTGGCAGGAACGCCTGCTCGCCTCCCCGGCAGTGGCGTCTGCGCAGGCCGACGGACGCGCCCTGCTGGTGCTCGATGGAGAACGGCTCTACCTGAAGCGCTACTGGGACCATGAATGCCAGGTGGCGGCCGCGATCGGCGTGCGCACCGGCCGCTGGTTGCCCATGCCACAGACCGCGCAGGATGAGTTGCAGCGCCTTTACCCGGCTGCCGCCATCGCAACGGTGAACTGGCAGAAGGTCGCCTGCGCCATCGCGGCGCAAAGCGCGTTCTGTGTCATCACCGGCGGCCCGGGTACCGGCAAGACGACCACCGTGGTGCGCCTGATCGCCCTGCTGCAGACGGCAGCACTGGCAGGCGCCGGGCAGCGCCTGCGAATCCGTCTGGCAGCACCGACTGGCAAGGCCGCCGCGCGGCTGAAAGAATCGATTGCAGCCCAGGTCGAGGTGTTGCCGATCTCACCGGAGGTCCGCCAGGCGATTCCGGCGGATGTCTCCACCGTACACCGCCTGCTGGGCAGCCGCCCCGACCAACGCCGGCCGCGGCACCACCGTGGCAATCCGCTGCATGTCGATGTGCTGATCGTCGACGAGGCGTCGATGGTCGACCTGGAAACCATGGCGGCCCTGCTCGATGCGCTGCCGCCGGACGCCCGGCTCATCCTGCTGGGTGACAAGGACCAGCTGGCATCCGTGGAAGCCGGCGCGGTGCTGGGTGATCTGTGCCGGAACGCGGCAGCCGGCCGCTACTGGCCCGATACGATCGCCGCGGTGGAACGGGTCGCGGGAGAACCCATCGACGCGTTCGCCGGTGCGGGAACCGCGTTGGACCAGCACGTGGTGATGCTGCGCGAAAGCCACCGTTTCGGCGAGCACAGCGAAATTGGCCGGCTCGCCGCCGCGGTCAATCGCGGCGACGCGGCCGCCGCAACGGAGGTACTGCGTGCGCCGGCAGCGGCCGCTGCCGTGCGCTGGCTCGCCGGGCGGGGCGATGCGGATGCCGCGATCATCCGCTACGCGGTCGATGGCGGTGCCGGTGACGATGGCTTTGGCCACTACCTGCGTGTTCTGCAGGAGCGCAGGCCCGGGGCGGATGCGGCGACCGCGGCCTATGCGCAGTGGGCCGAAGAGGTTCTGGCGGCGCGCAGCGCATTCCAGATTGTCTGTGCCGTGCGTCACGGCGAGGCTGGCGTTGCGGGCCTGAACGCGCGTATCGCGGCCGCACTGCAGGCGGCCGGGCATATTCCGGTTGATCGCGGCTGGTACGAGGGGCGCCCGGTGATGCTCACGCGCAATGATTACGCCCTGGGGCTCATGAACGGTGATCTGGGCGTCACGCTGCGGGTGACCGATCCGGCCGGTCGCGCGGCGCTGCGTGTGGCGTTCGCCACCACCAGCGCCGAGGGTGAACGGCGCATCCGTTTCGTGCCGCCCAGCCGCCTGGAGGCCGTGGAGACGGTGTACGCGATGACGGTACACAAGTCGCAAGGTTCGGAATTCCACCATGTGGCGCTGGTGCTTCCCGGGCAGCACAGCCCCGTGGTGACGCGTGAACTGGTCTATACGGCGGTAACGCGTGCGCGCCGCCGTTTCAGCCTGATTGCCGGTGAAGACGCGCTGGTCCAGGCGATCGGGCGACAGGTGGAACGCACGTCCGGGCTGGCCGGACGCTTCGGCGCCTGA
- the recC gene encoding exodeoxyribonuclease V subunit gamma — MAGRKRRVYPIAGLMLRMSISLGKCARADSPGTSRFLAIGPSGRCRVGPAPKALSFGAGRFGPRKLCRPGETMTEPSDAILPGLMVLHGNRLEDLRDVLSLWLRREPLRPLENEVVLVQSNGIAQWFKAALARDVTDGGMGIAAAIDVQLPGRFVWSAYRAVLGAGLPEHSEFDKERLVWRLLRLIGAHLHKPVYETLRRYLADDTDLTKRYQLAGRIADLFDQYQVYRADWLVDWGAGHDLLRDDRGRPQKIPELQRWQPALWRSVLADVGGKAATLHRGALHQRFVDAVQSLPERPAALPRRVTVFGISSLPQQVLATLAALARFTQVLVVVANPCRYYWADIVDQREWVAGERRRQVIKPGRPATLDPSQLHLHSHSLLAAWGKHGRDYLRLLDRLDTPEHYRERFSAWGQKIDLFGDTPGRTVLEQVQQGILDLTPSPTVATDKTAILRGDDSITFHVAHSAQREVEILHDALLARMQAAADAGTPLHPRDIMVMVPDIATYASAIRAVFGRHAASDPRHIPFTVADQQSRGSSPALIALERLLSLPDLRLGATELCDLLDVPALRRRFGLDDEALPTLRRWIHEAGIRWGLDATQRESLGLPARGENTWQFGLRRMLLGYAVGDADIGLAIDPYAEIGGLQAPLVGILADLVNTLRHYWQLLRREATPAEWAVSLHGLLRDFFDPREDEELLELERLQDSLDAWQEATAAAALEQALPLAVVRESWLSALDERGLSQRFLGGGVVFATLMPMRAIPFRVIALLGMNDGDYPRQRQPSDFDLMGDARLYRPGDRSRREDDRYLFLEALLSSREALHLSWVGRSVRDNSERPPSVLVGQLRDHLVSGWYCDGHAPDASDAGAQVLAALTVEHPLQPFSVRYFDGSDSRLFTYAAEWRQAHSATQHPAGDLLPEWVPEASLTLTTLGAFLRRPVRQFFQQRLKVYFETPVDIADDNEPFALDALDDHRLAAHLVGAALQAPDEASGDAAIRRESDRLRANGILPLAAFGELALAVPLQRAGGVHARFRAALARWPVPQPRRELTIPCGDLLIEDWVSDLRSDVTGETVRVVCLIADLCDRSRQPRYANLAQAWTTHLVAHAAGLAFTSQLVAPDRSACLEPLPQAVAQALLNDLLAAMRLGMRAPLPLACKTAFAWLAAAAKGEGDAAVAAALRYNRSSYDGSRGECEEDPYLARSFPEFEALLRQGFEAWLGIYRPLFERLQWAEVA; from the coding sequence ATGGCAGGAAGAAAGCGGCGGGTCTATCCCATCGCCGGACTTATGCTACGAATGAGCATAAGTCTTGGCAAGTGCGCACGTGCCGATTCGCCAGGGACGTCACGATTTCTTGCGATCGGGCCTTCTGGCCGATGCCGCGTGGGCCCGGCGCCAAAAGCCCTATCATTCGGCGCCGGCCGTTTCGGCCCCCGGAAGCTGTGCCGTCCAGGAGAGACGATGACCGAACCCAGCGACGCAATCCTGCCTGGCCTGATGGTGCTTCACGGCAACCGGCTGGAGGATCTGCGCGATGTGCTGTCGCTGTGGTTGCGGCGCGAACCGTTGCGTCCGCTGGAGAACGAAGTCGTGCTCGTGCAGAGCAATGGCATCGCGCAGTGGTTCAAGGCCGCGCTGGCGCGCGATGTCACCGACGGCGGCATGGGTATTGCCGCCGCCATTGACGTGCAGCTGCCGGGGCGCTTCGTGTGGAGCGCGTACCGTGCCGTGCTCGGTGCCGGTCTCCCGGAACACTCCGAATTCGACAAGGAACGGCTGGTCTGGCGCCTGCTGCGCCTGATCGGCGCCCACCTGCACAAGCCGGTGTACGAGACGCTGCGACGCTACCTGGCGGACGATACGGATCTGACCAAGCGCTACCAGCTGGCCGGGCGGATTGCCGACCTGTTCGACCAGTACCAGGTCTACCGGGCGGACTGGCTGGTCGACTGGGGGGCCGGCCACGACCTGCTGCGCGATGATCGCGGCCGCCCGCAGAAGATCCCGGAGCTGCAACGCTGGCAACCGGCGCTGTGGCGCAGCGTGCTGGCGGATGTCGGTGGCAAGGCGGCGACCCTGCACCGCGGGGCGCTGCACCAGCGTTTTGTCGACGCGGTACAGTCGCTGCCCGAACGCCCGGCTGCGCTGCCGCGGCGCGTGACCGTGTTCGGGATCTCGTCCCTGCCGCAGCAGGTGCTCGCGACGCTCGCGGCACTGGCGCGCTTCACCCAGGTGCTGGTCGTTGTCGCCAATCCGTGCCGCTACTACTGGGCCGACATCGTCGACCAGCGCGAATGGGTGGCCGGGGAACGCCGCCGGCAGGTGATCAAGCCGGGCAGGCCCGCAACGCTCGATCCGTCCCAGCTGCATCTCCACTCCCACAGCCTGCTGGCGGCGTGGGGCAAGCACGGCCGTGACTACCTGCGCCTGCTCGACCGCCTCGATACGCCGGAACACTACCGCGAGCGGTTCTCGGCCTGGGGGCAGAAAATCGATCTTTTCGGCGATACGCCGGGGCGCACCGTGCTGGAGCAGGTGCAGCAGGGGATCCTGGACCTGACGCCGTCGCCGACCGTTGCTACTGACAAGACAGCAATTCTCCGCGGCGACGATTCGATCACTTTCCACGTGGCCCACAGCGCGCAGCGCGAAGTGGAGATCCTCCACGATGCGCTGCTGGCGCGCATGCAGGCGGCGGCCGACGCCGGCACACCCCTGCATCCCCGCGACATCATGGTGATGGTGCCGGACATCGCCACCTACGCATCCGCCATTCGCGCGGTGTTTGGCCGTCATGCCGCATCGGATCCGCGCCATATTCCGTTTACCGTCGCGGACCAGCAGTCGCGCGGCAGCTCGCCAGCCCTGATCGCGCTGGAAAGGCTGCTGTCACTGCCGGATCTGCGCCTGGGGGCGACCGAACTGTGCGACCTGCTCGACGTGCCCGCCCTGCGCCGGCGGTTCGGGCTGGACGATGAAGCCCTGCCGACGTTGCGGCGCTGGATTCACGAAGCCGGCATCCGCTGGGGCCTGGACGCCACGCAGCGCGAGTCGCTCGGACTGCCGGCCCGCGGCGAAAACACCTGGCAGTTTGGTCTGCGCCGGATGCTGCTGGGCTATGCCGTGGGCGACGCGGACATCGGACTGGCGATCGATCCCTACGCGGAGATCGGCGGGCTCCAGGCCCCCCTCGTCGGCATCCTGGCCGACCTCGTCAACACCCTGCGCCACTACTGGCAGCTCCTGCGGCGCGAGGCGACGCCCGCCGAATGGGCGGTGAGCCTGCACGGCCTGCTCAGGGACTTTTTCGATCCCCGGGAGGATGAGGAACTGCTGGAACTGGAACGTCTGCAGGACAGCCTCGACGCCTGGCAGGAGGCCACGGCCGCGGCGGCGCTGGAGCAGGCCTTGCCGCTGGCGGTGGTGCGCGAAAGCTGGCTGTCGGCGCTGGATGAGCGCGGCCTTTCGCAGCGCTTCCTCGGCGGGGGCGTGGTTTTTGCCACCCTGATGCCGATGCGCGCGATCCCGTTCCGCGTGATCGCGCTCCTGGGCATGAACGACGGCGACTATCCGCGCCAGCGGCAGCCATCGGACTTCGACCTGATGGGCGATGCCCGCCTCTATCGTCCGGGCGACCGCTCCCGGCGCGAGGACGACCGCTATCTGTTTCTCGAAGCGCTGCTGTCCTCGCGCGAGGCGCTGCACCTGTCCTGGGTGGGGCGCAGCGTGCGCGACAACAGCGAGCGACCGCCCTCGGTGCTGGTCGGTCAGCTGCGCGATCACCTGGTATCGGGCTGGTACTGCGACGGCCACGCGCCGGACGCGTCTGACGCGGGCGCGCAGGTGCTGGCGGCACTGACCGTCGAACATCCGCTGCAGCCGTTCAGCGTGCGCTATTTCGACGGTAGCGACAGCCGCCTGTTCACCTATGCCGCCGAATGGCGCCAGGCGCACAGCGCCACCCAACACCCCGCCGGCGACCTTTTGCCCGAGTGGGTGCCGGAGGCATCGCTGACGCTGACGACGTTGGGCGCCTTCCTGCGCCGCCCGGTACGGCAGTTCTTCCAGCAGCGCCTGAAGGTGTACTTCGAAACCCCCGTCGATATTGCCGACGACAACGAGCCCTTCGCGCTCGATGCGCTGGACGACCACCGCCTTGCCGCGCATCTGGTCGGCGCGGCCCTGCAGGCGCCGGACGAAGCCAGCGGCGATGCCGCTATCCGGCGCGAGTCGGACCGCCTGCGCGCCAACGGCATCCTGCCGCTCGCGGCGTTCGGAGAGCTGGCGCTGGCGGTGCCGTTACAGCGTGCCGGCGGGGTGCACGCGCGTTTTCGCGCAGCCCTGGCGCGCTGGCCGGTGCCGCAGCCGCGCCGGGAACTCACGATTCCATGCGGCGACCTCCTGATCGAAGACTGGGTGTCCGACCTGCGTTCCGACGTGACGGGTGAAACGGTCCGCGTGGTCTGCCTGATAGCAGACCTGTGCGACCGCAGCCGGCAGCCGCGATATGCCAACCTGGCGCAGGCCTGGACGACCCACCTCGTGGCGCACGCTGCAGGCCTTGCCTTCACCTCGCAGCTGGTGGCGCCGGATCGTTCGGCGTGCCTGGAGCCGCTGCCGCAGGCCGTGGCGCAGGCGTTGCTGAATGATCTGCTGGCAGCGATGCGCCTTGGCATGCGCGCGCCCCTGCCGCTGGCCTGCAAGACGGCGTTCGCCTGGCTCGCCGCTGCGGCCAAGGGCGAGGGCGATGCCGCAGTAGCCGCCGCACTGCGCTACAACCGCAGCAGCTACGACGGATCACGCGGGGAATGCGAAGAAGACCCGTACCTGGCGCGCAGCTTTCCCGAGTTCGAGGCTCTGCTGCGGCAGGGGTTTGAAGCCTGGCTGGGGATCTACCGGCCCCTGTTTGAACGGCTGCAATGGGCGGAAGTCGCATGA
- a CDS encoding XdhC family protein: MMGSRKRVGAVLEALGERAAAFAQLHAPVGLPIQAQTPHEIAVSILAQLVAERRRKETDT, from the coding sequence ATGATGGGCAGCCGCAAACGGGTCGGCGCCGTGCTGGAGGCGCTCGGCGAACGCGCTGCTGCTTTCGCACAGCTCCACGCACCGGTCGGCCTGCCTATCCAGGCGCAAACGCCGCATGAGATCGCGGTCAGCATCCTCGCGCAGCTGGTGGCGGAACGTCGGCGGAAAGAGACAGATACCTGA
- the recB gene encoding exodeoxyribonuclease V subunit beta: protein MSVPQPLDPMTFPLRGVRLIEASAGTGKTWTIAALYLRLVLGHGCDGPLLPPQILVVTFTRAATAELRERIRARLVEAAAVFRSGAAVEPFLQALLATQSDAAARATAAARLELAAQWMDEAAIYTIDAWSQRMLSQFAIGSGSPFDFDLVEDESELIVEATRDYWRSEAYALDTHQAAWLVGTVETPDALAGLLRNALGRRTDNAQLTGIDPSIPLGGSLREVMTAMAGSLHRHKRECAAQVEALQAFLDGLVAAQRINGARLKPSRYTEWLSRLRAWAEDAAPVAPALTESAWERLTVDGIRNALKDDGPVEWPAALAAVGTLRTAVAQCLDLQGVLVAHAVDRVRERIIAAKRRRATLGFDDVKRRLELAVSRDITGRLAVAIAAQYPVALVDEFQDTDAVQWRLFHGIYGNHPSAALLLIGDPKQAIYSFRGADIHTYLAARESAEQPRYTLSTNFRSTAPLVGAVNRLFEHGMQWPDGPFAFGAAGHGLPFHPVDAAGRASALVIDGNPVPAMHLWLHAPDDAPGKARYMDVMAAATTAEVARLLSLAAAGRCGFAAPAAFAPLRPADIAILVRDVGEARVMRAALDRAGLRSVYLSDRDSVYDTAEAADVLTWLGACAEPGEERRLRSALATATLDLPWSQLDALNHDEAAWEQQLERFRRYQQVWRSAGVLAMLTALLHEFDVPARCLARAGGERALTNVLHLAELLQEASVTLDGEGALVRHLRETIAGDVAGDAALLRLESDAGLLKLVTVHKSKGLEYPLVFLPFACNFREVGASGPRRTVWYAWHGADGRLHLDVSLDEVSRRRADRERLQEELRLLYVAVTRASFACWIGVAALRMGNAKVSQLHKSAVGYLLKGGEAIAAGELASLLARLAEGQSGMVVGEPPGSDGTRPQVPAPVTLALARPYRGAPPPRWWIASYSALRLAGSDSAHTPGEPETAGQAVLAERVHDLVPLAEAISEQLAPLAAFPRGAAPGTFLHGLLEWSAQQGFAQSLSDTALLTQTIARRCQRRGLAPWIGALSRWMQYFLTVPLACAEGTVSLAALPMTHYQAELEFWFEAAQVDVARLDRLVTQATLDAQARPPLEPDRLNGLLKGFIDLVFCHAGRYYVVDYKSNWLGPDAAAYDAATLRQAILVNRYDMQYCLYILALHRQLRARLPDYDYDRHVGGAMYLFLRGVDTAGHGVHRERPPRALIEHMDRLFAGAGAADA, encoded by the coding sequence ATGAGCGTGCCGCAACCGCTGGATCCGATGACGTTTCCCCTGCGCGGCGTCCGCCTTATCGAGGCCAGCGCGGGCACCGGCAAGACCTGGACCATCGCCGCGCTCTATCTGCGTCTGGTGCTTGGCCACGGCTGCGACGGGCCGCTGCTGCCGCCGCAGATCCTGGTTGTCACGTTCACCCGTGCGGCGACGGCGGAGTTGCGCGAGCGCATTCGCGCCCGCCTGGTGGAAGCGGCGGCCGTGTTCCGGAGCGGCGCGGCCGTCGAACCCTTCCTGCAGGCATTGCTGGCGACCCAGTCCGACGCCGCCGCCCGCGCGACGGCGGCCGCGCGGCTGGAACTGGCCGCGCAGTGGATGGACGAGGCGGCGATCTACACGATCGACGCCTGGAGCCAGCGCATGTTGTCGCAGTTTGCAATCGGCAGCGGCAGCCCGTTCGACTTCGATCTGGTCGAGGACGAGTCGGAACTGATTGTCGAGGCGACGCGCGACTACTGGCGCAGCGAGGCGTACGCGCTGGATACGCACCAGGCGGCCTGGCTGGTCGGCACGGTGGAAACGCCCGATGCGCTGGCGGGCTTGCTCCGGAACGCGCTGGGCCGCCGTACCGACAACGCGCAGCTGACCGGCATCGACCCTTCGATCCCGCTTGGGGGCTCCTTGCGCGAAGTGATGACGGCGATGGCCGGCTCGCTGCACCGCCACAAGCGCGAATGCGCCGCACAGGTCGAGGCGTTGCAGGCGTTCCTCGATGGGCTGGTGGCCGCCCAGCGGATCAATGGTGCGCGGCTCAAGCCCTCGCGCTACACCGAATGGCTGTCGCGGCTGCGGGCCTGGGCGGAGGACGCCGCGCCGGTAGCGCCTGCCTTGACCGAGTCGGCCTGGGAACGGCTCACGGTCGACGGTATCCGCAACGCGCTCAAGGACGACGGTCCCGTCGAATGGCCAGCGGCGCTGGCGGCGGTCGGGACGTTGCGCACGGCCGTGGCGCAATGCCTTGACCTTCAGGGCGTGCTGGTGGCGCATGCCGTCGATCGTGTCCGCGAACGCATCATCGCGGCCAAGCGGCGGCGGGCGACGCTGGGCTTTGACGACGTGAAACGCCGTCTGGAACTGGCGGTCAGCCGCGATATCACCGGGCGACTGGCGGTGGCCATTGCCGCGCAGTATCCGGTCGCGCTGGTCGATGAATTCCAGGATACCGATGCGGTGCAATGGCGCCTGTTCCATGGCATCTACGGCAACCATCCGTCGGCCGCGCTGCTGCTGATCGGTGATCCGAAGCAGGCGATCTACAGCTTCCGCGGCGCGGACATCCACACCTACCTGGCGGCCCGCGAAAGCGCCGAGCAACCGCGCTACACCTTGAGTACCAACTTCCGCTCGACGGCGCCCCTGGTCGGTGCGGTGAACCGCCTGTTCGAACACGGCATGCAGTGGCCGGACGGTCCGTTCGCCTTTGGCGCGGCCGGGCACGGCCTGCCATTTCATCCGGTTGACGCGGCCGGTCGCGCCAGCGCACTGGTGATCGACGGCAATCCGGTACCGGCCATGCACCTGTGGCTGCATGCGCCCGATGACGCGCCGGGGAAGGCACGTTACATGGACGTCATGGCCGCGGCGACGACGGCAGAGGTTGCCCGCCTGCTGTCCCTGGCGGCCGCCGGGCGCTGCGGTTTCGCAGCGCCCGCGGCATTCGCGCCGCTGCGGCCGGCGGATATCGCTATCCTGGTCCGCGACGTCGGCGAGGCACGCGTGATGCGTGCCGCCCTGGACCGGGCCGGCCTGCGCAGCGTCTACCTGTCCGATCGCGACAGCGTGTACGACACCGCGGAAGCGGCCGACGTGCTGACCTGGCTGGGTGCCTGCGCAGAGCCAGGCGAGGAGCGCCGGCTGCGTTCCGCGCTGGCCACCGCCACGCTGGACCTGCCCTGGTCGCAGCTGGATGCACTCAACCACGACGAAGCGGCCTGGGAACAGCAGCTGGAACGTTTTCGGCGCTACCAGCAGGTGTGGCGCAGCGCCGGCGTGCTCGCCATGTTGACCGCATTGCTGCATGAATTCGATGTCCCCGCGCGCTGCCTGGCGCGCGCCGGTGGCGAACGGGCGCTGACCAATGTGCTGCATCTGGCCGAACTGCTGCAGGAAGCCTCCGTCACGCTCGATGGCGAGGGGGCACTGGTTCGTCATCTGCGCGAGACCATCGCAGGTGATGTGGCCGGTGACGCCGCGCTGCTGCGGCTGGAAAGCGATGCGGGCCTGCTCAAGCTCGTCACCGTGCACAAGTCCAAGGGACTGGAATACCCCCTGGTGTTTCTGCCGTTCGCGTGCAATTTCCGCGAGGTCGGCGCGTCGGGCCCGCGCCGCACCGTGTGGTACGCCTGGCACGGAGCGGATGGGCGCTTGCACCTGGATGTGTCGCTGGACGAGGTGTCGCGGCGTCGTGCCGACCGTGAACGTCTCCAGGAAGAACTGCGCCTGCTCTACGTCGCTGTGACGCGCGCCAGTTTCGCCTGCTGGATCGGCGTTGCGGCGCTTCGCATGGGCAATGCCAAGGTCTCGCAACTGCACAAATCCGCCGTGGGATACCTGCTCAAGGGCGGTGAGGCGATTGCAGCTGGCGAGCTCGCCAGCCTGCTGGCGCGTCTTGCGGAAGGGCAGTCCGGCATGGTCGTCGGCGAGCCGCCGGGCAGTGATGGCACGCGGCCGCAGGTGCCGGCACCGGTCACGCTGGCGTTGGCCCGGCCGTACCGGGGAGCGCCGCCGCCGCGGTGGTGGATCGCCAGCTACAGCGCACTGCGCCTGGCCGGAAGCGACAGCGCGCACACGCCGGGCGAACCGGAAACCGCCGGCCAGGCCGTGCTGGCCGAGCGTGTGCACGACCTGGTACCGCTCGCTGAGGCCATTTCAGAGCAACTCGCGCCGCTTGCTGCGTTTCCGCGCGGGGCGGCGCCCGGTACTTTCCTGCATGGCCTGCTCGAGTGGTCGGCGCAACAGGGATTTGCCCAAAGCCTGTCGGACACCGCACTGCTGACCCAGACCATTGCGCGCCGCTGCCAGCGGCGTGGTCTGGCGCCCTGGATCGGTGCGCTGTCGCGGTGGATGCAGTACTTCCTGACCGTTCCACTGGCCTGCGCCGAGGGTACGGTCAGTCTGGCTGCATTGCCGATGACGCACTACCAGGCGGAACTGGAATTCTGGTTCGAGGCGGCGCAGGTGGACGTGGCCCGGTTGGACCGGCTGGTCACGCAGGCGACGCTGGACGCGCAGGCACGCCCGCCGCTCGAACCGGATCGCCTCAATGGCCTGCTCAAGGGTTTCATCGACTTGGTGTTCTGCCATGCCGGCCGATACTACGTCGTCGACTACAAGTCCAACTGGCTCGGCCCCGATGCGGCTGCCTACGACGCCGCGACGCTGCGCCAGGCGATCCTGGTCAATCGCTACGATATGCAGTACTGCCTCTACATCCTCGCACTGCATCGCCAGCTGCGGGCGCGCCTGCCGGACTACGACTACGACCGTCACGTGGGTGGTGCGATGTACCTGTTCCTGCGCGGTGTCGATACGGCCGGTCATGGCGTGCACCGGGAACGCCCCCCGCGGGCGTTGATCGAGCACATGGACCGGCTCTTCGCCGGCGCGGGAGCGGCTGATGCGTGA
- a CDS encoding XdhC family protein — protein MDERLFGRLGEWLAHGPVVVATVLQTRGATPRKGGSRMLVTAASQSFSIGGGEAEARVIAAARRLLADNGDRAPVEIDLSGRPDAAGVCGGSMQLALRRWSGPTDRERAETIFRQLRAGNTVTLGETDIGHAGATSRTRPDERLLIAGGGHCGVALYEMARHLDFDIWIFDPRDACFADGDFRDAHVLSGDYVQLATALDTTRPVYAVLLNRDFPTDVATLEVLASKPPHSLA, from the coding sequence TTGGACGAACGACTTTTCGGCCGGCTCGGTGAATGGCTGGCCCACGGGCCCGTCGTCGTGGCGACAGTGCTGCAGACGCGCGGAGCAACTCCCCGCAAAGGCGGCAGCCGCATGCTGGTCACGGCCGCGAGCCAGTCCTTCAGCATCGGCGGCGGCGAGGCGGAAGCGCGTGTCATCGCAGCGGCCCGGCGACTGCTGGCCGATAACGGCGACCGGGCGCCGGTCGAGATCGATCTCTCCGGCCGCCCCGATGCCGCAGGCGTCTGCGGTGGCAGCATGCAGCTGGCCTTGCGTCGCTGGTCGGGGCCGACCGATCGGGAGCGTGCCGAAACCATCTTCCGGCAATTGCGCGCCGGCAATACAGTCACCCTCGGCGAGACCGACATCGGGCACGCCGGCGCCACCAGCCGCACCCGGCCGGACGAACGCCTGCTCATCGCCGGCGGCGGGCACTGCGGTGTCGCGCTGTACGAGATGGCGCGCCACCTCGACTTCGACATCTGGATATTCGATCCGCGCGATGCGTGCTTCGCCGACGGCGACTTCCGCGACGCGCACGTGTTGAGCGGCGACTACGTGCAACTGGCCACGGCGCTCGACACGACGCGCCCGGTGTACGCGGTGCTGCTCAACCGCGACTTTCCCACCGACGTGGCAACACTGGAGGTGCTTGCGTCGAAGCCCCCGCATTCGTTGGCATGA